GTTGATTCTTTTGgatcaaaaaattaatttctatccTAAACACTATATAGCTTTGtatttaggctgctatttctcgtGGGAAGCTATTGAGAAGATTCaacattttcattctccttacTGTTAAAAAAACAGAATACTGATTTGGAATGAGTTTTGTTTGCTTCTGTAATAAAGTAAGTAATGTTCTGAATAATCTTCATGCAAACTTTGATGAATTTTTatagattagaaaagaaattctcaACCTTCAAGAATTAAATCAATAATTAAGAGTTTCTTTGTGCtcgacaaaaaatatttttacaagctTTCTACACGCACCGGAGGCACGGGTATCAGGTCGGCGCTGGATTTCGCACTTCCGGCATATCTGTTATCGCTTTTAAGCTGCAGTCATCTCGTCCAGAAAGTCCAAACTCACACTACTATCCTTGGACACAGTATTTGACGAGGCTTGCTTGCAGTAGAAGGAAGCTGAACTTTCGATCCAGGATGATGTCTCGAGACAGAATTGTTGGGACGCAATATTGTGCAAAGCTATTGTTGATGACCTAAAGCGGGGTTTAACCAACACTGTTTTGTCTGTTTGCTTTCTGGGCCACAACACGGGAAGGGTGCATGGCTCCACGCATTTCCATACAGTTCATTCGGTACTTTTATGGACGACGATTGTGAGATAATTGGTGTCAGGAGATCGGGTCCCGCATGTCTGctatcacaggcgacgcccgcgaatcaaatggtttttcgagcggatattcctcgcgatagtacgctctaattctttctcgatcgcgtcggcatCCCGCCCATTAAGCTtttattaattaacttgtagttatttactttgttgtttgtggttcattgatttttaaaaaaaaattttcaaatttataaaataaaaatgtaccgAAGTACACGAAAAAAATACGCCGTAGGACAGCCCGTATGGAACCGACCACACTCGAAGGCGACCCAAAGTGCAATGGATGGCCAGCGAATGGCACATTTGCCTAATTGATAACAAACATGCACGACCAGGTAAGTACtttgcatatgcacacattagGAAATAGATACAACTAAATTATTAAAATGTATGGATTTTTATTAGCTTTGaggtatatacatttaaatagatTATCCAATTTTTATTGAGTTTTAACATAAATGACAAATTAAGtaattacaaatttattaaatttataaaaaggtGATTTTTAAACACTACTTGTTTAATCCTTGATCGCTTAAATGTTTATATTCTCCATTCGACTGTATTTATGACTGTGTTTATGACATTTACATTAGTTATGACATTTACATTAGTTaaccattatttattaattttttaataacctCCGTATCAACGTGCTTTTAGGTAAGTCTTTCTTATAAgatttttatttgtcatttggATTTATatgcaatgataaaaataaactaaCCTCAATGTTTAATTTGCATGGTCTTCTTGGCAAAtaatttttcgtttttgttttctgaaaaacaatacaagtattatttagtttttattatatgtgacaGTCCGAATAAAATACACGCCGAATAATCTACACTTGTCACAAATGgctgaaaaaattagaaatctaAAAATTAGtatgaaaaaatcaataattgattatttatttagtagaatcacattattattttttatttaaaaaagcgTGAAACATGCGTGTAGTGAGATTATTTAAGGAACACTGgacaaaatcaaagaaatgaaagactcCAACTTTGATACATCGTCAATCGAGCGGCATGAGCGATACAGGCTCACAAAATTGGGAAAGAATTTCcattttgaaaatggaaaaacataTTTTCGAAAAAATGGGCTCTTTGATTCTTTTTCCAAATATGTAATGCTTGAACTGTCGGTGACCAAATCTTCTGAAAATCGCAGATTTAttccaaagaatttttttattatgtCGGGCCTCCGCTTATTCTACACACTGATAATGGAAGGAATTTTGCAATTCGCAAATGGATGCTCTATGTACGAAATATGGTATAAAACATGTACGTGGGAGGCCTCGTGCTCCTTGGGTACAAGGGCAAGTCGAAAGGTTAATGATTTAAAATCGATTTGTAGATTTAATCAAAGCCATAAAACGCTGGATATCGTCGGCAAGTTCTTCTCAAAATTGTTTTGGACGATATCGCGAATGCATAAGGACATCGTGTATGATTACAATAACAGCATTCATTCTTCGACAAAAAAATCCCTTTTTATAATATTCATGGGTGTTGAAAATCCTGGAAGGATTGATGAAGGGGGAATGGAGCAACTTTTAGCCTATGATTCAACTGGATTATCAGAGGCACGAGAAAGTGCATTGAAAACTTAATTATTGCTGGcgaaaaaatgattgaaaaagaaaatggagatacgaCGAAGAAAATATCAATGTCGGAACGACTGTGCTTTTAAGGTCTCAAGCGTCAAATTAATTTTTAGACAGGACAACGATGCCAATGTTCGGCAGTATCCGCTGTACGATGGACTTGATGTTAATAAGTATATTGTTGTCGAGCGAAGAAATGATCTCTATGTTATCGAAAAGGAGGAACGGTGAGCGGTTACACGGATTCATATTTCTCGATTAgctaaaattgattaattttcataaatccatataaaaataattttttatttaaattccgataattttatatgaaaattttattaGGATAACCTAAAATGGAATAACAATATTCAAACGTATAAGTTAACTGCGTAAATTGAGTGTGGTTGggttttgtttatataattataaaaagttaatgaattttacattaaaaatcatatttttaatataattaaacattttgttgtgtaaatttttatttcagtaaaattaaaagaatgtAATTATTCGGCGTGTATTTATTCGGACGGTGACATTATATATCGTAGATCTAGTCAAATGATGTTCAGTGAAACTTTTGTAATTACAGAGgaatcattaaaatattcatatctgATTTCAGAATTTATAGCAAACATAAAACCTCACTATTGGCGAAAACTTGATAATCCCTGCTTGTCGTATTATTGCTCGCGGTGTTTAGGCataatatgaacaaatatattgAAGATATCTTTGTCAGATAACAGTTTCTTGtcggatttgtggtttgtcggaGAATATTGAAAATAGTGTCTCATTTTTTATTAAAGAAACTCACTTGACGAATCTGAGGATATTTCGGAAATGGCACATTTATTGGTATATATACGATTTGTTTATTTTGGGAAAATTACAGAACAATTCGTATTTTATAAGCCTCTTTTAACTACTACTCGAGCAATTGATATGTTCACAATATTAAACGATTAtttcaatatcaataatattttcatttgccAATTGTATTGGTACATGTACAGATGGAGCCCCATATGTTTGGTCGTATTAATGGAATTGTTTCATctgttaaatttaaaaataatgagATGATTTTATCACATTGTTTTTTGCATCGAGAATATTGACTGTAAAAACATTGCCTATGAATTTAAAATCTTTCTTGGATGATAttatctaaatcagtggttctcaacggtgGACGATTCTCCCCCTAGGGATGATCCGATTATTTCACCATGGGGGCGATAattgaaataatgaataaatatgatattttttgttataattatttaaatttctaagCGTGATTTCTAGTTATCTTTATGGGTCGTGCTCAAAAAAGTCAGAATgtataaagatgaatatatttctcttggctttattaaagATCCTCAAGATCCTAATAAACCACTTTGCCTTCAATGGGGTGCAATCTTTTTGAATTAAGCAAGAAATCGTCTCGTTTGATTGAACATTTAAAGCGAAAATATCATAATTCAATTGGAAAAAAGGAAGACTTTTttctagaattaaaaaagaattttgaaaataaaaacaccttacagtcaatctttaataaaaatatatctcaaaatgtCTCTGGATTATCTTTTCATATAAAGTTGCAGAGATAATTACAAAAACtggtttcattattattttaattataagtaCTGCTCATTCGATTGCAGAAAATGTTATCCGtccttgtttaaatttatttataaacgatATCTTACAAAACGATTCTTCAAATATTATGAAGACTATTCCATTAAGCAACGACAACCCCACGAAAAAGAATTGATGAAATTTCTAATGAAATTGAACAATCCTTAATTTTACTTCTCAGGGAACGCAAGTTTTCAGTCCAATTTGACGAATCAGTTATCGTTGATAACCAGTCAATTTTTATGGCATATGTAAGGTATTActttttataaatactttttaatacagatattttgatgatgattttattctgCAAGAAGAGTTAGAATCTTTAATCACGGATACCAAAGGATTgtcaatattcaaaatgtttcaatCTTATTCTTAAATAATATTCCTTGGAACATATTTTATCGTGCGCAACTGATGGCTATGGTTGGAAAATATCGTGgttttttagaaaatttaatttgAGTAATAGAAATTTGGAAAATTCGATTTTTATGACCACACTTTTGATGACAACGATTGAAATTTATGAATTTCATTTCGAATCTTGGAACAAGAtttgaaaaaaagatttgaagatTAATTATTTAAACTTTTCTGATTGGATGATTAATCCTTGGGTGCCCATTCATTATGATTCTGACGATGAATGTCAACAAAGATTAATAGAACTAAAAAACGACCAAAaactcaaaataaaatttaaaaaacgaaACTAGAGTCAATCTGGACAGAAAATCTACCAAAATGAAATTcccgaaattatgaaaaaaatgatgccagtaattttattttttcctacatCATACTGCGTAGAGCAAGGATTCAGCACTCTGAATAGTATGatcgaaaaaagaaacaaactaaacatagaaaaaaagagaagacataGAATTACACTTACGAAGAAgtataaatttgaaaaacttgtcaaTTTCATCAACCGCGAGGATCTCATTAAAaatcttattttttaataaaaaatatttctaatatacaaaataaaggtTGTGAACCACTGATCTAATGACTAATAATATAAAAAGTCTCGCATTTACCTCTATTTGCGATGAAATGGGGCAAACTTTACAAATttgaatttgttgaaaaaattcAGAATCCAAAATTGTCCATAAAACTCCATTCAAGTAAGAACGTTTTTAAAAGGTCAATTCCTCAGTTTTtgggttattattttattttgatttttctggAAATAGGAGTCGTTTGTCGAAGACATGACTGCCTACGTCGTTGGAATAATCGGAATCATAAAgtcagaaaaaagatgtttttgttttcattaaatgccagaaaaatattttgaatttaattttcttagTTCTAGTTCATAATTTTGATTTTGCATGACTATATTACGGTCTATGaatatttaatcaataattaattGCACCACATGACTTAAAATGTGTATCTTTCACCGGCGTGTCACGGCAGCAGCCACTTCTGCTGCAACCTGGTAAGCAAAAGAGGTGTATTCTTTGGCAGATACTCTCACTCCATGTCTGTGTTCAACTACCATGCTTTCTAGAGTCCTTTTTAAACAACAGACTGAAATATATCAAACTATAGAGCAGGGTGCGCAAGCTTTTTGGTTTGCGGccgcatagcatttttttttccttctcttccacggccgcacatttttctgcattattttttcgatattaatatagtaattttttttagcCGCACTTGCGCACTCCTGCTATAGAGCAAAAAAGCACAACTTATTGTATTATCAGCATATAAACACTTCGGAGATTTGAAAGAGTTCTTTGTTCGCAAAGTaaacgaaatttaaattaaatgaacTATAATTAAATAGTTTGAACATGACCCCTGTTTGGGAGGGCACCCCCGCTTTCTTGGGCACTTGGGTGGCCCACCCCCGGGGTTAGACTGTATTGttgtttcttgttctgtactgAAAAGAATTTGTTTTAAGGAGTTTTCCTCGAAACAATACAATGAATCAACTGTATAGAATTCATCcgtttctttatcattttcagaTTACTTCAAGTTTAATGAGCGCCGATAAAGTATTTATACTAGTTAATTAGGGATAGTTTATGTTTgctgttgtaatttttttcaacattcctctttctttctatcttgtaAACAATATTTGTAAAATACAATTGTCTAGTAATTAATGATTAATTTGTTATTTACGACTtgaataattcattttttaaataatgattttttaaatcaaagaaaGTGTCAATACAGACGGTTGATTTGACTAAACAgtggaaaaaatgttttaaaatacaaatttggtttttgagaatattttactttaaataaCTCATTTGACGAAAAATTAAAATCAGTGGAAATATTGCGAGAATATAATTTCTGTCGATAAACAAAAGAACttcaaaatggaaataaatagagGTAAAAGGATTATGAAAGTAAACTTGCCTGACATTGCTgaaaagcaaattttaaaattaattacttaTTCTCTAATTGTGAGGATCACTAGAGACACGTTGAGattttgatttctgtagtttttgAATGAAGAAATGTTTAATGAAACGGAATTCGTTTCTTGTACTAGTAGATAACTGAAATACATGGTGATTTTTCAaacttaaatattttgtattgttgtgtgtctagaaaatataaatttttatagtgAAACGGAAAAGGGTCTGTAAATTTGTCTTAATGGACATAATTTTTTCATGCATTTAATTAGCAATCATTGCTCAACatattttctgaattattttGAATCGAATGAGCCCTGGCAACGTTTATAGTCTCATTGTGAATAGCAATCAAAAAGATTAGCTTGAATTCTTTATTGGATgattttgaatattattattagtaatctGGATAATTCGAATAGTAATGTTGTCTACCTGGCAAAATACGATCATTATTCGAAATGATCGTCAGGGGTCCATACATCCTCAAAGCTCTCctgattttttattttcaaaattatgtcGTGAAAGTCTCTCACTTTAAAGTTTTACAGATTGGAGATATGCTCTCACGTAGTTTTCTATAAATTACAATGTTTCTCAATTcaattatttttgtaatgttaAGTTTTAACTGGATTCTTAAATTTGATTTTAGTAGAATATaacttttattataaaaataatatatagtccCACGTGGAGTCCCACGCGAGGCATTTCCCATTACTCCACGGGAAAATGGTGACTCCATCGGGGCGTTTACCGTCTCCGCGGTCAAGCCCAACGTTCCAGTTCTGTCGAAAATCCAGCTGCTTGTAACGCAGCGCCGAAATAGTCTCGTTGATAGCGGAGTGTCTGGGAGCACGGCCAGCACTCCTCCTGCATGACAGGGGATGTAGTCCTTTGGTATCGACTTTACTACCACATCGGCATTGGCCCCCCGAACAGAACATTAAGTCCCAAACGTATTGCTACGCCAATCCTCACACAGTCATTATCGAGAAGGGTTCCAGATTGGGAGCAAGGAGGGCATAAGCCACGCCCCACTTTCAGGTCTGGCAGCGGCACCGGCGAGGCGATGCTGATCCATGTAGGTCTGATTGCTTCCATTTTAGCTTTGCTGGAGATATCATCCGTACCTATTCGTACCTATTCAGCTACTTTCCTAAAACTCTCAGCAGTGACTTCGGATTAGTCTTTTCTAGGCCCAAAGATTCGAGGATCAAAAAATATGCTTCTTTTCCaaaatctttcttttttgtttcttgccTCTCAGACAAGTTGTGACTTCGGATCTCCTCCTGTAAAAACACGGATCTCCTCCAAGATCTTTGACAAAAAGGTTTGGATTTTCTAACGCATTTCTTTTGTCATCCTCCGAAGTAATTGTAAAGCAATTTCCCCCCAACGTGAGAAAAACAATCCAATTTAagtttttaaacaaataaaaaaatcattcttGCAGGGAGAAAATTGATTGGCTGTTTCCATAAATCCAATTTGATCATGTCTACACGTGTTTTGGTTTGTCAATCAGATGGGAAATCTATAGACAACCCCCACtaaatcaaaaatagaaataaagcatCAACCTCTGGATGTCCAGAATCACTGTcaagattaaataaaataagaaaattaataaatccTAACAAATAACTCGGCTCGGATTGTCTTATATATTTTACcgattttttatgtaaatttccCAATTGATTATTCTAAtcacagaaataaaagaaaagcgttATGTGCCAGCGGCAAGATTTCTGTGATTAGAATAATCAAttgggaaattaaaaaaaattatccccTTTCCTGTCGTCGCAGTGCAGGGCGCGCACCCGCCATGCAGCACTTACGACGTTATTCAGAGGGGGCTCACGGCGCCGGAATTCCATCAATCCTTGAACCCGTTGGGCTTGCGAGGGGAGACGGAAAAAGAACGACGGCCTATCGACTTTCCGTTTGAGTTCGGCAAGTCTCTGTTAGGGATGCGACGTGTTCAGACACTTTCTCGGAGCTCAACattccttcttcagctgtcgaggctggctcagtctctcgcaaagccgagaagatgaagattggaaaaacaaggagctctctgaacggtatctgtcactcccatcgccgtcgagacttccggggtctcggcgaaaagtctctttcctttctaaaaaagctggccgcatgatctcccataaacggggagacccacgcgaAGCCAAGTGGCttcgaaaggatttccttggccatagtacgtggaaactgtgtttccatttacggGCCGGAAATTAgtagttaataactatttgtcaATTACATAtaaattccaaaaaaaaaaaaaaaaaaattgaaattaaaaaattgattgaaataacaaaactgaaatattaaatttgCCCTACAGAAAGGGCAGGATAATGTACGAGAATTTTTTCCTTGTAGCCACTTCTTGAcgcaagagaaatgaaaaatgacCGCATTTTAGTTTAGCCACATTCTCCCTGATTTGTAAATGTCCAGACATATAGAACAGGTGTCACCAAGTCTAATTCCAGCGTATCATAAAAACGTTTAATTCTTTTAAGAGCCGATTTTAATACCTttgatctttttttcttaaatcgtttaaattaaattataaccCATTCacaaaaacttgaaatattctCATTTAGTGCGTCCACGAGTTGATTAAATTGAACATTTGGAGAATCTTCAAACATAGCGgtgtatactaaatatatatgctCTGATATTTGATCACTATGAGTTACAAATTGGTTTAAGAACTGAATGAGCTTGTGTCATATTCATCTAGCATGCGAAGATACGATTGGTTTAGAAACGACATTATGTGGCacctaaaaattaatatttattaaaatacgaCAGTCAGAATATAACAAAGCAATAATTGGTAGCAGAATATTtaatgcttttaaatatttatttaataatttcaaatattaataaaattaaaaagaattaatatttttccattttaataaaatataaaattaaaaatgaagaaaaattataaagCTTTCTTTTATCATAGCAAAAGACCACAGCTTCCATAAAAGCTAAGGTTTTTGACTTCTTCCTTCTTTCGGAAAAGTGACGCCATTGGAAGAGTCGCCTGTCTCCAAGACTGCGTATCGAAGCTGACGTGAGGATGTCCTCAGTGCAAGCTTTCATGTGCTCGGAATAGTCTCGAGAAGATCTGTTTCCTCATAGCACTGGGCCGTCCTCAAAACGTATGTTAACTTTGGAATAGATAGACAGTTCTCAATAAAGGGCCCAGTGGAGTATGCAAAGTTGACAATCGGTAGGATGTACGCAATTTCTTTGACGCAAGCTTCAAGGATACAGTCTCTTCTAACAGAATGAATGCATTCTTTAAGTCGATCTTGGCCAGAATTCGTTGGGAATCAATGAAAGAGTTAACAAACTCACGTAGAGCGTGGACCCCGGCCTCGGGGCCTCCTCGGATACCAACTCCGAGCTGTGTTGGTACGAAGTACGGTACAAGTGCCCCAGAACCTGCCTTCGGTAGGGGGGTAAAGGACGCACTCGAAATTGGACATTAATTCAGGGATCTGCGCTTTCAAAACTTTAGCAAGGATTGGCCCATCCGTTCGTTGCTGTATCGGGACGCTCAAAGCGTAGACGGAAAGAGGAATAGTTTTGCCCATGGAAGGGCGTCGGAGTTACTATTCGTGGTATTTCCGATCAAGGTGGCAAGACTCTCCGCAGCAAGTAACCTGGCTGCCTTCGGAATCCTAACGGGGATGTACCTACACCGTCGCAAAGGGGACAGATATCGCAGGAAATCCTCTGCATCAGAGACGGGAAGGACAAAGGGAGGTGGAAACCATCCAGGAACTACGCACGAAGGGCAATTCCACGTCTGGAGGGGAAATGGCTGCTTCCTCTTAAGACCAATacaagaaagatgaaaaaaattccCACAGGTCGAGCAATTAATTCCACGTTTCCGTCTGTTCGATTTCTTGCAAGAAAGCCATGTGGGATTATCTACTTTTTCCATGAATAGATTAGAATAGAATACAATAGGATACACAGAAATtaagacaatacaatgagatacaCAGAAAATAAGGCAGTACAATGAAAAACAACAATGAATGTGACAAAATTACAAATGGGAAGAAATTACACCACAACAACCCAACAATATTTAGTTTGTActctaattaaataaataatccaGTAAATGGCACTTTAAAGCTCTCAAGTCACTATAGAAATCTATACgcttatttaattgttattttttcacATTTGCCTTCTAAATACCGCCAAAATACGTTGTTTAGTATCTTAAGCTCTTTTTTAAGCCCCCAAGCTAAGATTTTGAGCTTCTTAAGAAACGAATTTAATAAAGATTGTTTTTTTCAATAAAGACagtaattaaaattcaaaatagtCACTTTTGGAAATTGACAGAATACCCGCCTCCTTTATCTTTATCAAATTTAAAGTTATCTGTCGACAGTCCAAATGGTTTTAAAACCATATTCCCTAATTCTTTTAATTTAGCTAACAAAATTAATACACCAACCCAACCCATTGCCTCTGTTTTTAATTTCTCGTTCCTGGTTTCAATCAGAGGGGGCAATTCAAAATTTCCTTTGAGAGCGACTTGGTTTTTTGGGTCGAGTTCCAACACTTTTTTGTAGTCTTTTAAAGCATCTTCCAATTTTTCGGTTTTTTCATAAAGTTTTGCCCTCAGAAGATAAGCTTTGATATAATTTGGATCAAATTCCAAGGCATTGGTACATTTTTCGATGGCTTCTGAGTCTTGggactaaatatttattttttgtttaataacaAGATATTTTAACGAGATTGCTGTGTTGTGGTATAAATTGGCTTTAATGTCAGGAAAATATTCCGAAGGACACAACTTCAAAGtttctgaatatttatttatggCTTGAATGTATTTTT
This window of the Octopus sinensis unplaced genomic scaffold, ASM634580v1 Contig16769, whole genome shotgun sequence genome carries:
- the LOC115230917 gene encoding tetratricopeptide repeat protein 1-like, producing the protein MDSENEISEFFDADETSNLEEINEEINVELSPEELDSQDSEAIEKCTNALEFDPNYIKAYLLRAKLYEKTEKLEDALKDYKKVLELDPKNQVALKGNFELPPLIETRNEKLKTEAMGWVGVLILLAKLKELGNMVLKPFGLSTDNFKFDKDKGGGYSVNFQK